Proteins encoded within one genomic window of Clupea harengus chromosome 10, Ch_v2.0.2, whole genome shotgun sequence:
- the erich3 gene encoding glutamate-rich protein 3 has protein sequence MSYLSSGLLEAYNSLTDKHLIGYFNNTRIRRHLRRAGLITRSGRIVPEKEYRLKLIHRTHQRHVRECLAQAIFHKVLDMERSHQTEIKKRLEEFARRERVYKIKVERSKRHDEDFIPMLSPRPPTGPRGSHTQHSGPEGELSESSESPGSSRPNTAPGKMQRPVRLKPIDRNSTTASMKRTPPSSRNQDSSNDTDQPLSLDRDTRKWATQDFHSTVSPYRLPVINNLVTPVPPQTRRRDRAMKGPLNGTRGRRLRPTTAPNVPANTEDSALLRTSVQSKVTVAMVYFGRSVHLSHDLEELGDEVKVFQQHCGGENLCVYNGRLREGETFQFISRRHRGFPFSLTFYLNGLQVERLSSCCEFKHRKGSRLGGRHGHFGFFSVNGAQPCYRCIIAMGLDKKPTPPPKRVSEDTGSSPAIALCPDGAREPAEVPGDMVKRKEPETESTQPDSLKTEEETMQDDQPKDDYEEDFEADDEGPAEDGGEEAVGKSASPTNEGKKEDEIQDAPDGELAEQNKHADSDAEDEDKADQKKTCHPGSSVSSGDASSRSGSDAEDSEVEADTREDDAAETPKAPEVTPRAEPEPEHEVNLPMETSEKEQRVEDAEMTEVRSPVPPEPAEAEAEGEAVAEAAAEASPAAVEAGAEAQDSAGASLEKTELEVSDSTELEAEAEAVGEGGSATEGEPERAKSVQEKLAEAILNETQSSPEPELSDTSTEEEEEESAEKTQQDTEEEEEESAEKTQQDTTVFESETSVTFSLPQLNKEQDKESEEGFKEIVSDKTGLQASEEEPSPENVEKLATDEQAVIAEEQATDEPAVVAEEPGVENEVKEEPADDSSTAALDAETPAKNESEKNKEVEMSEADEAPCVAEAEAEKKEQEDEEDAKEQTEKACTVANETESAGLKNREEIAEEVKDTKDSEASPEEQEKDEEKDSSENTAETVEGEPAVKETVTEVQDRTSVTATSEIGQFEEPSADDTKRQGTPDDQDRVAEGDTENADDTIAHADSTEDDAIAHGDSTEDDADKSKKQEPDSSIVETSEKPSETTNVTKSGENGGEKLADSEKVDSDENAVNDGNDPQNTEEKDDAKEDNTDEGHKEVEQETAENESVRRKEEEEKGVDELRQDQDKTTEKESVEAAEEQAKVEDGEQPEGDKVEEEAKEDDLANTGDKNAENEIKAVDGDAKSCMSDDEKESSVEDKNKTEDKVVDGDERNSMSEGEKKKSVEGEGKEKLDGAEDEGKQAKAETAETAEPADE, from the exons ATGAGTTACCTCAGCTCAGG GCTCCTCGAAGCGTACAACAGTCTGACAGATAAGCACCTGATCGGATATTTTAACAACACAAGAATACGAAGACATCTCCGGAGAGCTGGACTG ATCACCAGAAGTGGCCGGATCGTCCCTGAGAAGGAGTACCGACTAAAGTTGATCCACAGAACCCATCAGAGGCACGTGCGAGAATGTCTGGCTCAGGCCATATTCCACAAGGTCCTGGACATGGAG CGATCACACCAGACAGAGATCAAAAAGAGGCTGGAGGAATTtgctaggagagagagagtgtacaaAATAAAG GTGGAACGCTCCAAAAGACACGATGAAGATTTCATCCCCATGTTGTCTCCACGACCTCCTACGGGTCCGAGGGGGAGCCACACGCAGCACTCTGGACCGGAAGGGGAGCTCTCGGAGTCTTCTGAATCT CCTGGCTCCTCTCGACCCAATACTGCCCCTGGTAAGATGCAGAGGCCGGTGCGACTCAAGCCCATCGACAGGAACAGCACCACGGCCTCCATGAAGAGAACCCCCCCTAGCTCCAGGAACCAGGACTCCTCCAACGACACGGACCAGCCACTCAGT CTGGACAGAGACACGAGGAAGTGGGCCACGCAAGATTTCCACAGCACCGTGTCCCCGTACCGTCTCCCTGTCATCAACAACCTTGTTACACCAGTGCCACCCCAGAccaggaggagagacagggccATGAAAGGCCCTCTCAACGGGACGAGAGGACGACGGCTACGCCCTACAACAGCCCCCAATGTCCCCGCCAACACAGAG GACTCTGCCTTGCTGAGGACGTCAGTGCAGAGCAAGGTGACCGTCGCCATGGTCTACTTTGGAAGGAGTGTTCATTTGTCACATGACCTGGAGGAGCTGGGTGATGAGGTGAAGGTGTTCCAGCAGCACTGCGGAGGGGAGAACCTCTGTGTCTACAATggcagactgagagagggag AGACCTTCCAGTTCATCTCCAGACGGCACCGCGGGTTCCCCTTCAGCCTGACCTTCTACCTGAACGGCCTCCAGGTGGAACGTCTGAGCTCCTGCTGTGAGTTCAAGCACCGGAAGGGCTCTCGGCTGGGAGGCCGCCACGGCCACTTTGGGTTCTTCAGTGTGAATGGGGCCCAACCCTGCTACAG GTGTATCATTGCCATGGGGCTGGACAAGAAACCAACTCCTCCACCAAAAAGAGTGAGTGAAGACACCGGAAGCAGTCCAGCCATTGCGCTCTGCCCTGACGGGGCACGGGAGCCTGCTGAGGTGCCGGGAGACATGGTGAAGAGAAAAGAGCCGGAGACAGAGTCGACTCAACCAGACAGCCTCAAGACCGAGGAGGAGACAATGCAAGACGACCAGCCCAAAGACG ATTATGAGGAGGACTTTGAGGCTGACGACGAGGGTCCCGCTGAGGATGGAGGTGAGGAGGCTGTCGGAAAATCAGCCTCTCCCActaatgaggggaaaaaagaggacgAAATCCAAGACGCCCCTGATGGTGAGCTGGCGGAACAGAACAAACACGCCGACAGTGACGCTGAAGATGAAGATAAGGCCG ATCAGAAAAAGACTTGTCATCCAGGGTCATCCGTGTCATCCGGAGATGCCTCGAGCCGGTCTGGCAGCGATGCGGAGGACAGTGAGGTCGAGGCGGACACCAGGGAGGACGACGCTGCCGAGACCCCCAAGGCCCCAGAGGTGACCCCCCGAGCTGAGCCAGAGCCTGAGCATGAGGTGAACCTCCCTATGGAGACCTCAGAAAAAGAGCAGCGGGTGGAGGATGCTGAGATGACGGAGGTGAGATCTCCGGTGCCTCCAGAGccagctgaggctgaggctgagggtgAGGCCGTGGCTGAGGCTGCGGCTGAGGCTTCACCAGCTGCTGTAGAGGCAGGCGCTGAGGCCCAGGACAGCGCAGGAGCCAGCCTGGAGAAAACCGAGCTGGAGGTATCGGACAGCACAGAGctggaggctgaggctgaggctgtgggggagggggggtctgcAACCGAGGGCGAGCCGGAGAGGG CCAAGTCTGTGCAGGAAAAGCTGGCAGAGGCCATTCTGAATGAGACCCAATCGAGCCCAGAACCAGAACTCAGTGACACCagcacagaggaggaagaggaagagtctgcagagaaaacacaacaagacacagaggaggaagaggaggagtctgCAGAGAAAACACAACAGGACACAACAG TTTTTGAGTCAGAGACAAGTGTGACCTTCAGCTTGCCACAGCTTAACAAAGAACAGGACAAAGAAAGTGAAGAGGGCTTTAAAGAAATTGTAAGTGACAAGACAGGCTTGCAGGCCAGTGAGGAGGAGCCATCACCTGAAAATGTAGAAAAGCTGGCCACAGATGAACAAGCCGTGATAGCAGAAGAGCAGGCCACAGATGAACCAGCCGTGGTCGCAGAAGAGCCAGGTGTTGAGAATGAGGTGAAGGAGGAACCAGCAGATGATAGCAGTACAGCCGCATTAGATGCTGAGACACCTGCTAAGAATGAAAGTGAGAAGAACAAAGAGGTCGAGATGAGCGAGGCTGATGAAGCACCGTGTGTGGCTGAGGCcgaggcagaaaagaaggagcaggaggatgaagaagatgccaaggaacagacagagaaggcCTGCACTGTTGCCAATGAAACTGAAAGCGCTGGCttgaagaacagagaggaaatcGCAGAGGAGGTAAAAGATACCAAGGACTCTGAAGCATCACcagaagagcaagagaaagatgaagaaaaggactCAAGTGAGAACACAGCTGAAACAGTTGAGGGAGAGCCTGCAGTCAAAGAGACAGTCACTGAGGTACAGGATAGGACAAGTGTGACAGCAACATCAGAGATAGGCCAGTTTGAGGAGCCATCGGCTGATGACACGAAGAGGCAGGGGACCCCAGATGACCAGGATAGGGTAGCAGAGGGTGACACAGAAAATGCAGATGATACAATAGCACATGCTGACAGCACTGAAGATGATGCAATAGCTCACGGTGACAGCACTGAAGATGATGCTGACAAAAGTAAGAAACAGGAACCAGACAGCAGCATCGTTGAAACATCAGAGAAACCTTCAGAAACAACCAACGTTACAAAAAGCGGAGAAAACGGTGGCGAGAAGTTGGCAGACTCAGAGAAAGTTGACAGTGATGAGAATGCTGTTAACGATGGGAATGATCCCCAGAATACCGAAGAGAAAGACGATGCCAAAGAGGACAATACAGATGAAGGACATAAGGAGGTTGAGCAAGAGACTGCAGAAAATGAAAGcgtgaggaggaaagaggaggaggagaaaggtgtCGATGAACTGAGACAAGACCAGGACAAAACtacagaaaaggagagtgtaGAGGCTGCCGAAGAGCAAGCTAAGGTAGAGGATGGTGAACAGCCTGAGGGGGATAAAGTGGAAGAGGAAGCAAAAGAGGACGATTTAGCAAATACAGGAGATAAAAAtgctgaaaatgaaataaaagctgTAGATGGAGATGCCAAGAGCTGCATGTCAGATGATGAAAAAGAGAGTAGTGTAGAGGATAAAAACAAAACCGAAGACAAGGTTGTTGATGGAGATGAGAGGAATAGTATGTCagagggtgaaaaaaagaaatcggTAGAGGGCgaaggaaaagaaaagctgGATGGTGCGGAAGATGAAGGCAAACAGGCCAAGGCTGAGACTGCTGAGACTGCAGAGCCCGCTGATGAA
- the LOC116222040 gene encoding S-antigen protein-like — protein sequence MDDCGQGGGDEVKEEEDDESANGQVDERKVEVGQAGNNEEATRNEEQGKGPKEERKDGEGERVNGTENEHPEIKVEKQDEERESIVEGGGTKNVDGVEEDKAAGEAGKVNEDSQAGDTLKDDGTDTKVEEAEKSEECTAEDVGKSENETCDGERQWSSGVREADDSKEKADECGGDDTSSEKREQRKEDESGGDGTRSEERDQRMEDGAEAGKDVNGEEKDDVMEVNVEETIVHDIAISGDGAESEHGEKSAEVMERSMDEVMEIKAEQTEVHELAVSGVETEPECVVINGENGEEITSSETNGDIVKEKSELEGQGPQQIIDEEQRDSADREQEIEETKIEEIVGITRNSVVDLTDGDDTERQRKPSSDGSVEMQVKMEDEKVKEKSELSVADGDEHASVLSKDDPNRHNAANQATDAGKVYRQVEETSTDIEPFNAVQESESLNTMHTSGAVTDAPCDSGGHAETKGHKYESQISVDKEDTSTKEGQANTQEQDGTEKEHKDPVVNGEQSGAENVTSPVHLAQEEVGDLVSKWVNLHQSSRYFQTFIEPLDDIKETSSKGEVEMNGHSVKGEGSQVTNLPESDTQNQISERKEDNCSPPMSAHTEDKQETAVEDFVMETQEEKTESDVRSKHSNDESVLATKDMLEERQDKEIRDLRLTAETKYATNDTASTATKDRENPPYEQGVVSSRVINLIAITKAKDDSKLDSESSSESASHAKTDNSVHSGHAEDTTEKNPQLRFEDVMQQSLSRDRLSAFSVEDSRLFGPTTYPRLATAQPEQSY from the coding sequence ATGGATGATTGTGGgcagggtggtggtgatgaggttaaagaggaggaagatgacgaGTCGGCGAATGGACAAGTGGATGAGAGAAAGGTAGAGGTTGGACAAGCTGGAAACAACGAGGAAGCGACGCGAAACGAAGAACAGGGAAAGGGAccgaaggaagaaagaaaagatggagagggagagagagtaaacgGCACAGAAAATGAACATCCTGAAATCAAGGTTGAGAAACAAGATGAAGAAAGGGAAAGCATTGTAGAAGGGGGAGGCACTAAAAATGTAGACGGTGTAGAAGAAGACAAGGCAGCCGGAGAAGCAGGAAAGGTGAATGAAGACAGTCAGGCTGGGGATACGTTGAAAGATGACGGAACAGACACCAAGGTAGAGGAAGCAGAGAAATCAGAGGAATGTACAGCAGAGGATGTTGGgaagagtgaaaatgaaacgTGTGACGGAGAAAGACAGTGGAGCAGTGGAGTTCGAGAGGCAGACGACAGTAAGGAGAAAGCAGATGAATGTGGTGGTGATGATACAagttcagagaagagagagcagagaaaggaAGATGAATCTGGTGGTGATGGTACAaggtcagaggagagagaccagagaatGGAAGATGGAGCAGAGGCAGGCAAGGATGTGAATGGAGAGGAAAAGGATGATGTCATGGAGGTTAATGTGGAGGAGACCATAGTCCATGACATAGCAATTAGTGGAGATGGAGCTGAGTCAGAGCACGGTGAGAAGAGTGCAGAGGTCATGGAGAGGTCAATGGATGAGGTCATGGAGATCAAGGCAGAACAGACTGAAGTTCATGAGCTTGCAGTCAGTGGGGTTGAAACTGAGCCAGAATGTGTTGTAATCAATGGTGAAAATGGAGAGGAAATTACATCTAGTGAAACCAACGGGGACATAGTGAAGGAAAAGTCTGAACTTGAAGGCCAAGGACCTCAGCAGATTATTGatgaagagcagagagacagtgcTGACAGAGAACAAGAGATCGAAGAGACAAAGATCGAGGAGATTGTCGGCATCACAAGAAACAGTGTGGTGGACTTGACGGATGGAGATGacacggagagacagagaaagccgAGTTCAGATGGGTCTGTTGAGATGCAGGTGAAGATGGAGGATGAAAAAGTCAAAGAAAAAAGTGAGCTATCTGTTGCTGATGGCGATGAGCATGCAAGTGTTCTATCAAAAGATGACCCGAACCGACACAATGCAGCAAATCAAGCGACAGACGCAGGAAAAGTATACAGGCAAGTTGAAGAGACAAGCACAGACATTGAGCCTTTTAATGCTGTCCAAGAGTCAGAAAGCCTAAACACCATGCACACAAGCGGTGCTGTGACTGACGCGCCGTGTGATTCTGGAGGCCATGCGGAGACCAAAGGGCACAAATACGAATCACAAATATCAGTAGATAAGGAAGATACAAGCACAAAGGAAGgtcaggcaaacacacaagagCAGGATGGGACTGAGAAAGAGCACAAAGACCCTGTGGTCAATGGAGAACAGTCTGGAGCTGAAAATGTAACATCTCCCGTGCACCTAGCGCAAGAGGAAGTCGGAGATCTCGTGTCCAAGTGGGTGAACCTACACCAATCCTCAAGGTATTTTCAAACGTTCATTGAGCCCCTAGATGACATAAAGGAGACCTCCTCGAAGGGTGAGGTGGAGATGAATGGTCATTCGGTGAAGGGGGAGGGAAGTCAGGTCACAAATCTGCCAGAGTCTGACACTCAGAATCAAATATCTGAGAGGAAAGAGGATAACTGCTCACCGCCaatgagcgcacacactgaagacaAACAGGAAACTGCTGTCGAGGACTTTGTTATGGAAACTCAAGAGGAAAAAACAGAATCTGATGTAAGAAGCAAACATTCCAATGATGAGTCAGTTCTTGCAACCAAAGACATGTTGGAAGAGAGGCAAGATAAAGAGATTAGAGATCTTAGGCTGACTGCTGAAACTAAATATGCTACAAACGACACAGCCAGCACGGCAACAAAGGACAGGGAAAATCCACCTTATGAACAAGGAGTTGTATCAAGCAGAGTAATCAATCTGATAGCCATCACGAAAGCCAAGGATGACTCTAAACTGGACTCTGAATCTTCGTCTGAATCTGCGTCTCATGCAAAGACAGATAACTCGGTCCACTCGGGGCATGCCGAAGATACAACAGAGAAAAACCCACAGCTGAGGTTTGAGGATGTCATGCAACAGAGTCTTAGCAGAGACAGACTGAGTGCCTTCTCAGTGGAAGACTCTCGGTTATTTGGTCCCACCACTTATCCAAGGCTGGCTACAGCTCAACCAGAGCAGAGTTACTAA